Proteins encoded within one genomic window of Rhododendron vialii isolate Sample 1 chromosome 1a, ASM3025357v1:
- the LOC131333013 gene encoding dolichol kinase EVAN isoform X2, with amino-acid sequence MKLEFKFFCSTDLEYLRLQYWATFACGFNVLGFLGYRLWQLPNNIQPISVRTTWDVKFIFSCLALCGTVYCVLFATKYHIGWSAALKLLWVLSQGLATVKLIQHVVHNFPFCASIGEALLVTGGLVIYFGDMFALTFAKIHGYLSQSELTYVQYGIKRSEISIIIQGMVLGLLLFPIFLKLILPIWECFTTSEYSNGRAYHEIGKSVMFYASLASVLIVIVPLWMQIVQTFHVHPLLWVIDFIVSEPFKRLSLCIYWVAVILVSVRRFYNISKNSKIERILLRKYYHLMAVLMFLPALIFQPKFLDLAFGAALAVFLVLEIIRVWRIWPLGQLVHQFMNAFTDHRDSDLLIVSHFSLLLGCALPIWMSSGFNDRPLAPFAGILSLGIGDTMASMVGHKYGVLRWSKTGKKTVEGTAAGITSVLVACSVLLPLLATTGYIFTQHWFSLLLAVTVSGLLEAYTAQLDNAFIPLVFYSLLCL; translated from the exons TTGGTTTCCTTGGCTACCGTCTTTGGCAACTACCCAACAATATACAGCCCATTTCTGTGCGTACTACTTGGGATGTGAAGTTTATCTTCAGTTGCCTAGCATTGTGTGGAACAGTCTATTGTGTGTTATTTGCTACGAAATATCATATTG GCTGGTCTGCGGCATTGAAGTTATTGTGGGTGCTAAGTCAGGGTCTTGCTACTGTGAAGTTAATTCAGCATGTGGTTCATAATTTCCCTTTTTGTGCTTCCATTG GGGAGGCACTTTTGGTGACTGGTGGTCTTGTTATCTATTTTGGGGACATGTTTGCACTTACCTTCGCGAAG ATTCATGGATACTTATCGCAATCAGAGTTGACATATGTGCAATATGGAATCAAAAGAAGTGAAATAAGTATCATTATTCAG GGCATGGTACTTGGACTTCTTCTTTTCCCGATATTCCTTAAACTTATTCTACCAATTTGGGAATGCTTCACAACTTCAGAATACTCCAATGGAAGGGCTTATCATGAGATTGGAAAATCTGTTATGTTCTATGCTTCTCTGGCTTCGGTCTTGATTGTAATTGTTCCGTTGTGGATGCAAATTGTTCAAACTTTTCATGTGCATCCTTTATTATG GGTAATTGATTTTATTGTCTCAGAACCTTTTAAGAGGCTTTCATTGTGTATCTACTGGGTTGCTGTTATACTTGTGTCTGTCCGACGATTTTACAACATCTCAAAGAATAGTAAGATTGAGAGGATCCTTCTTCGAAAGTACTACCATCTGATGGCTGTTTTAATGTTTCTGCCTGCTCTAATCTTCCAG CCTAAGTTTCTTGATCTGGCATTCGGTGCAGCTTTGGCAGTGTTCTTGGTGTTGGAAATTATTCGA GTGTGGAGAATTTGGCCTTTGGGACAGCTGGTGCACCAATTCATGAATGCTTTTACGGACCATCGTGATTCGGATCTCCTTATTGTCAG CCATTTTTCACTCTTATTGGGCTGTGCGCTTCCTATTTGGATGTCTTCTGGGTTCAACGATCGACCTCTTGCCCCTTTTGCTGGAATTTTGAGTCTCGGAATTGGAGATACGATG GCATCAATGGTTGGCCACAAGTATGGTGTCCTCAGGTGGAGCAAAACAGGCA AGAAAACCGTGGAAGGTACTGCAGCTGGTATAACATCTGTCCTTGTGGCTTGCTCAGTTCTACTTCCTCTTCTAGCAACGACTGGCTATATTTTCactcag CATTGGTTCTCTCTTCTCTTAGCCGTGACTGTGAGTGGTTTGTTGGAGGCCTACACAGCACAACTTGATAATGCCTTCATACCGCTCGTTTTCTACAGCCTTCTCTGTCTGTAA